Proteins encoded together in one Chitinophaga lutea window:
- a CDS encoding aldehyde dehydrogenase (NADP(+)), producing METANSIGGVYKQLETRYFKAVNPATGETLPGAFACADEPAVNQAMEAAAAAFPSYRGTSREEKAALLRTIAAELSAIGDSLIVRAHAETGLPVARLTGELGRTTGQLNLFANLVEEGSWVQAVIDTAQPDRKPQPRPDIRKMLVPLGPVVVFGASNFPLAFSVAGGDTASALAAGCPVLVKAHAAHPGVSALVAGAVNAAVKKCGLPPGVFSMLYDDGYVVGAALVQHPLTKAVAFTGSLKGGMALQRLAAQRAVPVPVFAEMGSINPVVILPGAMEKRAEAIAAELAGAITLGAGQFCTNPGLLLAIETPSLERFESALAAAIRQTPPATMLTASIHHHYMELSTAMRQETGVSPLAVVTEAGGGQAQAQVLKVQAEDFLQTPALREEVFGPSSLLVVAKNKASLQAVVASLQGQLTATVIAEEEELSGEQDLLLQLSGIAGRLIFNGVPTGVEVCAAMQHGGPFPASSDSRFTSVGSAAIYRFVRPLAWQNWPDALLPGELRAANPFNILRTTDQNLSTR from the coding sequence ATGGAAACCGCAAACAGTATAGGAGGAGTTTACAAACAGCTCGAAACAAGATATTTCAAGGCGGTGAACCCGGCTACCGGGGAAACACTGCCCGGTGCGTTTGCCTGCGCAGATGAGCCCGCAGTGAACCAGGCGATGGAGGCTGCTGCTGCGGCATTCCCGTCTTACCGGGGAACAAGCCGCGAAGAAAAAGCAGCCCTGCTGCGAACGATAGCGGCGGAATTATCAGCCATTGGAGATTCACTGATCGTGAGAGCCCATGCCGAAACCGGCTTACCCGTTGCGCGCCTCACCGGGGAGTTGGGCAGAACAACAGGCCAGCTGAACCTTTTTGCAAACCTGGTGGAAGAAGGGTCTTGGGTGCAGGCGGTGATCGACACCGCGCAACCCGACCGCAAACCGCAACCCCGGCCCGACATCCGCAAAATGCTGGTGCCCCTGGGCCCGGTGGTGGTGTTTGGTGCAAGCAATTTCCCACTGGCGTTTTCGGTGGCCGGTGGAGATACCGCTTCGGCGCTGGCTGCGGGCTGTCCCGTGTTAGTCAAAGCGCATGCGGCGCACCCCGGTGTCAGCGCGCTGGTAGCAGGGGCTGTGAATGCCGCTGTAAAAAAATGCGGCCTGCCGCCAGGTGTGTTTTCGATGTTGTACGACGATGGTTATGTGGTTGGCGCTGCACTGGTGCAGCATCCCCTCACGAAAGCCGTGGCCTTCACCGGTTCACTGAAAGGCGGTATGGCGCTGCAACGCCTTGCCGCACAGCGGGCCGTACCGGTACCGGTGTTCGCGGAAATGGGCAGCATCAATCCGGTAGTTATATTGCCCGGCGCCATGGAAAAAAGAGCAGAGGCAATCGCCGCTGAACTGGCAGGCGCCATCACATTAGGAGCGGGACAATTCTGCACCAATCCTGGTTTGTTGCTGGCTATTGAAACCCCTTCGCTGGAACGTTTCGAATCCGCACTGGCAGCGGCCATCCGGCAAACACCGCCGGCTACCATGCTCACTGCATCTATCCATCATCATTATATGGAATTGTCGACCGCCATGCGCCAGGAAACAGGCGTATCGCCGCTGGCCGTTGTCACGGAAGCAGGGGGAGGACAGGCGCAAGCACAGGTCCTGAAAGTGCAGGCGGAAGATTTTCTGCAAACACCCGCGCTGCGTGAAGAAGTGTTCGGTCCCAGTTCATTGCTGGTAGTGGCGAAGAACAAAGCTTCCCTGCAGGCGGTGGTGGCGTCACTCCAAGGTCAGCTCACCGCTACGGTGATCGCGGAAGAAGAGGAATTATCAGGAGAGCAGGATTTGTTGCTGCAATTATCCGGCATCGCCGGCCGGCTCATTTTTAACGGTGTGCCTACTGGTGTGGAGGTGTGCGCCGCGATGCAGCATGGCGGGCCTTTTCCGGCCAGCAGCGACAGCCGCTTTACCTCCGTGGGCTCCGCCGCCATCTACCGTTTCGTGCGGCCGCTGGCCTGGCAGAACTGGCCGGATGCTTTGCTGCCCGGCGAACTACGGGCCGCCAATCCATTCAATATTCTCCGTACAACGGATCAAAATTTGTCAACACGATGA
- a CDS encoding 4-hydroxyproline epimerase, whose amino-acid sequence MIAKTFFCVDAHTCGNPVRLVAGGGPVLQGASMSEKRQHFLREFDWIRKGLMFEPRGHDMMSGSILYPPHNPENDVAVLFIETSGCLPMCGHGTIGTITIAIEEGLLIPKVRGTVRMEAPAGLVIITYKEEGGKVKSVKLKNVPAYLAAENLQVDCPGLGSLVFDVAYGGNFYAIIDPQENFSGLENHTAAQLVAWSQVIRQRINEAYTFVHPDDATINGCSHVLWAGTPLDPSSTARNAVFYGDKAIDRSPCGTGTSARMAQWHAKGKLKEGDAFVHESIIGSKFTGRVEAVTEVGGKPAIVPSVEGWARVYGYNTIRIDEADDPYAFGFQVL is encoded by the coding sequence ATGATCGCAAAAACATTCTTCTGTGTGGATGCGCATACCTGCGGCAACCCGGTTCGGCTGGTTGCCGGGGGCGGTCCCGTCCTGCAGGGCGCCAGCATGAGCGAAAAACGGCAGCACTTCCTCCGGGAATTCGACTGGATCCGCAAAGGGCTGATGTTTGAGCCCAGGGGGCACGACATGATGTCCGGCAGCATCCTCTATCCGCCGCACAATCCTGAAAACGATGTGGCGGTGCTGTTCATCGAAACCAGCGGCTGCCTGCCCATGTGCGGCCACGGCACCATCGGCACCATCACGATCGCCATAGAAGAAGGACTGCTGATCCCGAAAGTGCGCGGCACCGTCAGGATGGAAGCGCCGGCAGGGCTGGTGATCATTACTTACAAAGAAGAAGGAGGGAAGGTGAAATCCGTGAAACTGAAAAACGTGCCCGCATACCTTGCCGCGGAAAATCTGCAGGTGGATTGCCCGGGCCTGGGGTCCCTCGTTTTCGATGTGGCCTATGGCGGGAACTTCTACGCGATCATCGACCCACAGGAAAATTTTTCAGGGCTCGAAAACCATACCGCCGCACAGCTGGTGGCCTGGAGCCAGGTAATCCGCCAGCGCATCAATGAAGCATACACGTTCGTACATCCGGACGATGCCACCATCAATGGCTGCAGCCACGTACTCTGGGCGGGAACGCCGCTCGACCCTTCATCCACAGCACGGAATGCCGTTTTTTACGGCGACAAGGCCATCGACCGCTCACCCTGCGGCACCGGCACTTCCGCCCGCATGGCGCAATGGCATGCCAAAGGCAAGCTGAAAGAAGGCGATGCGTTTGTGCATGAAAGCATCATCGGCAGCAAATTCACCGGCCGTGTGGAAGCGGTGACGGAAGTGGGCGGCAAACCGGCCATCGTTCCCAGCGTGGAAGGATGGGCGCGGGTATACGGATACAATACGATCAGGATCGACGAAGCGGATGACCCGTACGCATTCGGCTTCCAGGTGCTTTAA
- a CDS encoding MBL fold metallo-hydrolase gives MTRTNTLQLIRNATLVLQYAGRKILVDPMFFPKDAYDSLAGIARNPTIDLTVPVDAITRDLDGVLVTHTHRDHFDAAASQALDKSITLLHQPADEAYFEKENFTNAAKITDETHWNGIHIIRTGGRHGSGEILLKMGEVSGFVLKAEGAPTVYIVGDSIWLPEIADNIHRHRPDYIVINSGGAVIPGHEHTPILMQEEQAIALIRAGGNAKVIAVHMEALDHCRTTRASLRAAADAAGISSGQLLIPADGEVLIL, from the coding sequence ATGACCCGCACGAATACCCTCCAACTCATACGCAACGCCACCCTGGTGCTGCAGTACGCCGGCAGAAAGATACTGGTAGACCCGATGTTTTTCCCCAAAGACGCTTACGATTCCCTGGCCGGCATCGCCAGGAACCCGACGATCGACCTGACGGTTCCCGTTGACGCCATCACACGCGATCTGGACGGGGTGCTCGTCACCCACACGCACCGCGACCATTTCGACGCTGCGGCCAGCCAGGCACTGGATAAATCCATCACGCTGCTCCATCAGCCCGCCGACGAAGCTTACTTCGAAAAAGAAAATTTTACGAATGCTGCAAAGATCACCGATGAAACACATTGGAACGGTATCCACATTATCCGCACGGGCGGCAGGCATGGGAGCGGGGAGATATTGCTGAAAATGGGTGAAGTGTCGGGTTTCGTGCTGAAAGCCGAAGGAGCGCCTACCGTCTACATTGTAGGCGACAGTATCTGGCTCCCGGAGATTGCGGATAACATACACCGGCACCGTCCTGATTATATCGTCATCAATTCCGGCGGCGCCGTAATTCCAGGGCACGAGCATACGCCGATCCTGATGCAGGAGGAGCAGGCCATTGCATTGATCCGGGCAGGCGGCAATGCAAAGGTGATCGCGGTGCACATGGAAGCGCTCGACCACTGCCGCACCACCCGCGCATCGCTTCGCGCAGCGGCGGACGCGGCGGGCATCAGCAGCGGTCAATTGCTCATTCCGGCCGATGGTGAAGTGCTGATACTGTAA
- a CDS encoding AraC family transcriptional regulator, with the protein MKVLPFTILYPDDKSVIAEQIEQPHFYQFLHRHDECQLTLVEKGAGILIAGNNMHAFRPGDIFLIGGNLPHLFKSNPEYFAPGSTHTIKATSLYFNINGTMGGLFNLPEMKAVKAFLQAGKHGFKVAAAHNTVVAAGIHAVHAASGLEALQRFLELLTTLHSLKGSVPLCPVDYSAEMSESEGIRLSRILSFIMQRYNTPVSLEEVAAVAYMTPPAFCRYFKRHTGRKFVNFLNEVRINEACKNLTRPGKPDGIADAAYNAGFNSITNFNRVFKSIKGHSPREYIAQYNAVNGF; encoded by the coding sequence ATGAAAGTACTGCCGTTTACCATTTTATATCCTGACGATAAAAGTGTGATTGCCGAACAGATCGAGCAGCCGCACTTTTACCAGTTCCTGCACCGTCACGACGAGTGTCAGCTCACCCTCGTGGAAAAGGGAGCGGGCATCCTCATTGCTGGGAACAACATGCATGCCTTCCGGCCGGGCGACATCTTCCTGATTGGCGGTAACCTGCCGCACCTTTTCAAAAGCAACCCGGAGTATTTTGCACCGGGCAGCACGCATACCATCAAAGCCACATCACTTTATTTCAATATCAATGGCACCATGGGCGGATTATTCAATCTGCCCGAGATGAAGGCGGTTAAAGCCTTCCTGCAGGCGGGCAAACACGGGTTCAAAGTGGCTGCTGCCCACAACACAGTGGTGGCCGCCGGCATTCACGCAGTACATGCAGCATCAGGGCTCGAGGCGCTTCAGCGCTTTCTTGAGCTGCTTACCACGCTGCATTCCCTCAAAGGCTCCGTTCCGTTATGCCCGGTGGATTATTCGGCGGAAATGTCGGAAAGCGAAGGCATACGGCTGAGCAGGATATTGAGTTTTATCATGCAACGCTACAACACGCCTGTATCGCTGGAGGAAGTGGCGGCCGTGGCATATATGACGCCGCCGGCCTTCTGCCGGTATTTCAAAAGGCATACCGGCCGCAAGTTCGTGAACTTCCTGAACGAGGTGCGGATCAACGAAGCGTGTAAAAACCTCACCCGGCCCGGGAAACCCGACGGTATCGCCGACGCGGCCTACAATGCGGGCTTCAACAGTATCACCAATTTTAACCGGGTTTTCAAAAGCATCAAAGGGCATTCCCCAAGGGAGTACATCGCGCAGTATAATGCGGTGAACGGGTTTTAG
- a CDS encoding NAD(P)/FAD-dependent oxidoreductase: MAHIIIIGGGIIGLSAAYYLHREGHEVTVLDKGDITGNCSYGNAGMIVPSHFVPLAAPGMIRQGIRWMFNSRSPFYIKPAINSELIGWGLQFIKHATARHVAAAAVPLRDLSLLSRSLYNELAQEPGLAFGLQHKGILAFFKTNKAAEEEAHLVKDAAALGLDFALLDAKACRALQPDLELDVLGAVHYRCDGHLSPRSLMTTLLAYLEKNNVTILRNHAADGVEMEGGVIRAITASGKRFTADHFVLATGAWSPAVAKMLHVKAPLMPGKGYSFMGENPNDCLQIPALLCEARVAVTPMDEQIRYGGTMELARINGKVNMNRVQGIVDAIPAYFPGLRPALPATANTWFGFRPSSPDGLPYIGYSKKVKNLVLATGHGMMGLSLGPATGLLVSRLINGQPTEVGMEPFAPDRF; encoded by the coding sequence ATGGCACACATCATTATCATCGGCGGTGGCATCATCGGGCTGAGTGCGGCGTATTACCTGCACCGGGAAGGACACGAGGTAACCGTGCTCGACAAAGGCGACATCACCGGCAACTGCTCTTACGGCAACGCCGGCATGATCGTACCGAGCCACTTTGTGCCGCTGGCCGCACCGGGTATGATCAGACAGGGCATCCGCTGGATGTTTAACAGCAGGAGCCCATTTTATATAAAACCGGCGATTAACAGTGAACTGATCGGCTGGGGGTTACAATTCATCAAACATGCTACCGCCAGACATGTGGCGGCCGCGGCCGTACCGCTGCGCGACCTGTCGCTCCTGAGCCGGTCGTTGTACAACGAACTGGCGCAGGAGCCGGGTTTAGCGTTCGGCCTGCAACACAAAGGCATCCTGGCCTTTTTTAAAACCAACAAAGCGGCGGAAGAAGAAGCGCATCTTGTAAAAGACGCCGCCGCGCTCGGGCTCGATTTCGCGCTGCTCGACGCAAAGGCCTGCCGGGCGCTCCAGCCGGACCTGGAGTTGGATGTGCTCGGCGCGGTACATTATCGTTGCGACGGGCATCTCTCACCCCGCAGTCTCATGACCACCCTGCTCGCATATCTTGAAAAAAACAACGTCACCATCCTGCGCAACCATGCGGCAGACGGTGTGGAAATGGAAGGAGGCGTCATTCGTGCGATAACGGCATCGGGCAAACGATTTACCGCCGACCATTTTGTGTTGGCCACCGGTGCCTGGTCGCCCGCCGTGGCAAAAATGCTGCACGTCAAAGCACCGCTGATGCCGGGAAAGGGGTATTCGTTCATGGGCGAGAATCCGAACGATTGCCTGCAGATCCCGGCGCTCCTTTGTGAAGCGCGGGTGGCCGTTACACCGATGGACGAACAAATCCGCTACGGCGGCACCATGGAGCTGGCCCGTATCAACGGGAAGGTGAATATGAACCGTGTACAGGGCATTGTAGATGCCATTCCGGCTTATTTTCCAGGCCTTCGCCCTGCGTTGCCCGCTACGGCCAACACCTGGTTCGGATTCCGGCCTTCTTCGCCGGACGGCCTTCCTTACATCGGGTACAGTAAAAAAGTGAAAAACCTGGTACTGGCCACTGGCCATGGCATGATGGGCCTCAGCCTTGGCCCGGCCACCGGCCTGCTTGTGAGCCGCCTCATCAATGGCCAGCCAACCGAGGTAGGTATGGAGCCGTTTGCCCCGGATCGGTTCTGA
- a CDS encoding GNAT family N-acetyltransferase, which produces MEFKIRKASLEDLNETAELFNLYRIFYRQESDVERGKAFLKERFQNSESDIFLAMADGKAVGFVQLYKLFHYTKLQKQWLLSDLFVHPDYRGKGISVALIERSKQWCAETNACGLMLETEKTNDIGNNLYPRCGFEYDGLHNYYHWWK; this is translated from the coding sequence ATGGAATTCAAAATCAGGAAGGCAAGTCTTGAGGACTTAAACGAAACGGCGGAACTATTCAACCTGTATCGTATTTTTTATCGTCAGGAGTCTGACGTTGAACGCGGCAAAGCATTTCTGAAGGAAAGGTTCCAGAACAGCGAGTCGGATATTTTCCTGGCGATGGCTGACGGCAAAGCGGTAGGCTTTGTTCAATTGTACAAATTATTTCATTACACCAAACTGCAGAAACAATGGCTGCTTAGTGATTTATTTGTGCATCCGGATTACAGGGGTAAAGGAATTTCGGTAGCCCTGATAGAAAGAAGCAAACAATGGTGTGCGGAAACCAATGCCTGCGGGTTGATGCTGGAGACGGAAAAGACGAACGATATCGGGAATAACCTGTATCCCAGGTGCGGCTTTGAATACGATGGGTTGCACAATTACTATCACTGGTGGAAATAA
- a CDS encoding dihydrodipicolinate synthase family protein, with translation MAQFNWNGVFPALLTPFNTSDEIDLEVFRTNLQAQLDAGVDGIILGGSLGEASSLSNEEKKQLYFAAREFLPEGFPIIVNIAEQTTRAATNLAREAESWGANALMLLPPMRYNADANETVTYFKSVAEATSLPIMLYNNPVDYKIMITLEMFEALLPYKNIQAVKESTRDVINITRMINRFGDRYKILTGVDPLAMESLVLGACGWVAGLVDAFPKETVAIFRLVKSGDVEAALKIYRWFMPLLELDIHPKLVQYIKLAATATGIGTEHVRAPRLPLTGEERTRVQKVIDDALAARPALPDTTSAWKPQTV, from the coding sequence ATGGCCCAATTTAACTGGAACGGTGTGTTCCCCGCACTGCTCACGCCGTTCAATACATCTGATGAAATAGATCTGGAGGTATTCCGTACCAACCTACAGGCCCAGCTGGATGCAGGGGTAGATGGTATCATTCTCGGCGGGTCACTCGGCGAGGCCAGCTCGCTCAGCAACGAAGAGAAAAAACAGCTTTATTTCGCTGCGCGCGAATTTCTGCCGGAAGGTTTTCCCATCATTGTTAACATCGCTGAACAAACTACCCGCGCTGCCACCAACCTCGCCAGGGAAGCGGAAAGCTGGGGGGCGAATGCTTTGATGCTGCTGCCGCCCATGCGGTATAATGCGGACGCGAACGAAACGGTTACTTACTTCAAATCCGTGGCGGAGGCTACCAGCCTGCCGATCATGTTATACAACAACCCGGTGGATTATAAAATCATGATTACGCTGGAGATGTTCGAGGCGCTGCTGCCGTATAAAAACATCCAGGCCGTGAAGGAATCTACCAGGGATGTGATCAATATTACGCGCATGATCAACCGCTTCGGCGACCGGTATAAAATACTCACCGGCGTGGATCCCCTCGCAATGGAAAGCCTCGTACTGGGCGCCTGCGGATGGGTGGCTGGGCTGGTGGATGCATTCCCGAAAGAAACCGTGGCGATATTCCGGTTGGTGAAATCAGGAGACGTTGAGGCTGCCCTGAAAATCTACCGCTGGTTCATGCCGTTGCTGGAGCTCGATATTCATCCCAAACTGGTGCAATATATCAAACTCGCCGCCACGGCCACCGGCATCGGTACGGAACATGTCCGTGCCCCGAGGCTGCCATTGACAGGCGAAGAACGCACCCGTGTACAGAAAGTGATTGACGACGCATTGGCCGCCCGTCCGGCATTACCCGATACAACATCCGCATGGAAACCGCAAACAGTATAG
- a CDS encoding SEL1-like repeat protein → MSHRIYLYNISGLPAASEERPAPTGIDAILASYGTNGDGVLMLTEWGYELPLLLQPLLAGDITILPPLYNGTEGGLYAPASAGITAIRALYDFIDRHKKHLIKNQPAFEHAKDQLLQFLDNKAVFPYFHLDAWDVFNVMDDGSEGNHAAQARVLAESIKANNAAITAAIAADDPALLDACPYFASGDAFFRNFRELLNEETYNYGWAVIDSFEPETSNEPEVFRDGDRYGLKDVMGQEILPAVYEDAYVLTGNQIAVMQQGSWGIIDFKGNTLVDFRAAQDVAVDYSGHYAHYIFYGADGRNQYFTHRFRPLAEGRAISIDMFGEYYILKQGNRVGLKDADGNEVLPADYKNIRAEYTLNGLIAEDGNGKGLYVPQKGWVLPCIYQALHPLKDVGDSNGEVFVVVMQNKRTGLFTAGSKPGWVLPMEYDGVKWIKKDIFGYQQNKHWGLAGIAGNIITSPIYKSLSGKGGELAYGTALGFHDAGIDVISRNGDTRPINVNEAKKELRDAKYYFSKAETAQLEQIAAPQKLAESWYQKGEDALGKEQFAKALEHYGKAAELGHSGAMTDIGFIYETADDFINYQLAFDWYSKAALLENQYGMNNLALSYLYGRGTEQDTAMAIHWLEKAAAAGHAGALTSLGEIYFQPEYNHVDLDKALQYYWDAYKANEDVSLFIGNIHEKKGDHTNAVFYYKEAAQKGSAFAKWRLGCFYTDGTGVASDLNVAMNYYLEAVDEQPEVHVDLAILYMSSTFYDPAKARAHIDAAEAAGVPYADEYREKFRNRW, encoded by the coding sequence ATGTCGCACAGAATATATCTCTACAATATAAGCGGCCTGCCTGCCGCCAGTGAAGAAAGACCGGCCCCCACCGGCATCGATGCCATCCTCGCCTCCTATGGCACTAATGGCGACGGCGTGTTGATGCTCACCGAGTGGGGCTACGAACTCCCTCTGCTGTTGCAACCGCTGCTGGCCGGCGACATCACCATACTGCCACCTTTGTACAACGGCACCGAAGGCGGGCTGTATGCCCCTGCCTCCGCGGGCATAACCGCCATCCGTGCGTTGTATGACTTCATCGACAGACACAAAAAGCACCTCATCAAAAACCAGCCGGCCTTTGAGCACGCGAAAGACCAGCTGTTGCAGTTCCTGGACAACAAAGCGGTGTTTCCATATTTCCATCTCGACGCCTGGGATGTTTTTAACGTGATGGACGATGGCAGCGAAGGCAACCACGCCGCACAGGCCCGCGTATTGGCGGAAAGCATCAAAGCTAATAATGCCGCTATCACCGCGGCTATTGCAGCGGATGATCCTGCCCTGCTCGACGCCTGCCCCTATTTTGCTTCAGGAGACGCCTTTTTCCGGAACTTCCGGGAACTGCTCAACGAAGAAACCTACAATTACGGCTGGGCCGTGATCGACAGCTTTGAGCCCGAAACGTCCAACGAGCCGGAAGTGTTCCGGGACGGCGACCGCTATGGCCTGAAAGACGTAATGGGACAGGAAATTCTGCCAGCTGTCTACGAAGATGCATATGTACTCACCGGTAATCAGATCGCCGTAATGCAGCAGGGATCATGGGGCATCATCGACTTCAAAGGCAACACCCTTGTTGATTTCCGTGCGGCGCAGGACGTTGCGGTGGATTATAGCGGTCACTACGCGCACTATATTTTTTACGGAGCCGATGGGCGCAACCAGTATTTCACACACCGGTTCCGGCCGCTGGCGGAGGGCCGCGCCATCAGCATCGACATGTTCGGCGAGTACTACATTCTGAAACAGGGCAACCGGGTGGGCCTGAAGGACGCTGACGGGAACGAAGTGCTGCCTGCAGACTACAAAAACATCCGCGCTGAATATACACTCAACGGCCTCATCGCCGAAGACGGCAATGGCAAAGGACTGTACGTGCCACAAAAAGGCTGGGTGCTCCCCTGCATTTACCAGGCGCTGCATCCATTAAAAGACGTGGGTGACAGCAATGGCGAGGTCTTCGTGGTGGTGATGCAGAACAAACGCACCGGCCTGTTCACCGCAGGCAGTAAACCGGGATGGGTCCTACCCATGGAATACGACGGGGTAAAATGGATCAAAAAAGATATTTTCGGCTACCAGCAAAACAAACATTGGGGCTTGGCCGGCATTGCCGGGAACATCATCACCAGCCCCATCTACAAAAGCCTCAGTGGCAAGGGCGGCGAGCTGGCATATGGCACAGCTCTGGGTTTCCACGATGCGGGCATCGATGTGATCAGCCGCAACGGCGACACACGTCCCATCAACGTAAACGAAGCCAAAAAAGAACTGCGCGACGCAAAATATTACTTCAGTAAAGCGGAAACAGCACAGCTCGAACAGATCGCCGCGCCACAAAAGCTTGCGGAAAGCTGGTACCAAAAAGGAGAAGACGCGCTCGGGAAAGAGCAGTTTGCGAAAGCGCTGGAACATTACGGGAAAGCGGCGGAACTGGGGCATAGCGGGGCGATGACTGATATCGGGTTCATTTATGAAACGGCTGACGACTTCATCAATTACCAACTCGCCTTTGATTGGTACAGCAAAGCCGCGTTACTGGAGAACCAGTACGGCATGAACAACCTCGCCCTCTCCTACCTCTACGGCCGCGGCACGGAGCAGGATACCGCCATGGCGATTCACTGGCTGGAAAAAGCCGCAGCAGCGGGCCACGCCGGGGCGCTCACCTCCCTGGGAGAGATCTATTTCCAACCGGAATACAATCACGTGGACCTCGACAAAGCCCTGCAATATTATTGGGATGCTTATAAAGCGAACGAAGACGTATCCCTGTTCATCGGCAACATTCACGAAAAGAAAGGCGATCATACCAACGCGGTGTTTTACTACAAGGAAGCAGCGCAAAAAGGCAGCGCCTTCGCCAAATGGCGGCTGGGTTGTTTTTATACAGACGGCACGGGTGTAGCTTCCGACCTCAACGTAGCCATGAATTACTACCTCGAAGCGGTAGACGAACAACCGGAGGTACACGTAGACCTTGCCATTCTCTACATGAGCAGCACATTTTACGACCCGGCCAAAGCCCGTGCTCACATCGATGCTGCCGAAGCCGCAGGTGTGCCCTACGCCGACGAATACCGCGAAAAATTTCGCAACCGCTGGTAG
- a CDS encoding sterol desaturase family protein codes for MKHILTALSELPPGIQFLVFLAQNLFVFAAALLFGALMLRKNGVPWEPASKRDRFIAAGTVLINTVVTQAGFMLWQKGWIVIDSSWSAYFFVDALILFFVMDFLMYVFHWTIHYSFLYRFIHTLHHEAIDPKPIDLFVLHPAETFAFGGMWLAILLPWAFNIWAMVLYLVLNVVFGIVGHLGGNGQHYNTGITRFIGTSRFHHDHHRNLHCNFGFYTNLWDRLFGTYVNA; via the coding sequence ATGAAGCACATCCTGACCGCGCTCTCCGAACTACCACCAGGCATTCAATTCCTGGTATTTCTCGCGCAAAACCTCTTCGTATTTGCAGCAGCATTGTTGTTTGGCGCTCTGATGCTGCGGAAAAACGGCGTTCCCTGGGAACCAGCCAGCAAACGGGATAGGTTCATCGCCGCGGGAACGGTGCTGATCAACACGGTCGTCACACAGGCAGGGTTCATGTTATGGCAAAAAGGCTGGATTGTAATTGACTCCTCCTGGTCGGCTTATTTCTTCGTGGATGCCCTGATTTTGTTCTTTGTGATGGACTTCCTCATGTACGTTTTTCACTGGACCATCCACTATTCCTTCCTGTACCGGTTTATACACACGCTCCACCACGAGGCCATCGACCCGAAGCCGATCGACCTTTTCGTGCTGCACCCGGCCGAAACATTCGCCTTTGGCGGCATGTGGCTGGCGATTTTACTGCCTTGGGCATTTAACATCTGGGCGATGGTGCTCTACCTCGTGTTGAATGTGGTGTTCGGGATAGTCGGCCACCTCGGCGGCAACGGCCAGCACTATAACACAGGCATCACCCGATTTATCGGCACCTCCCGCTTCCATCACGACCATCACCGCAACCTACACTGCAATTTCGGGTTCTACACCAACCTGTGGGACCGGCTCTTTGGTACCTACGTCAACGCTTGA